TTTTAGTGGATAGAATGTTGAGTTTTTACCTATACGTTCGGGATTCAAAACTCTTCCTCTCCTGAATTGCCGTAATAGTTTTGAACTCTCACCTTAATcatggtaatttttttttcaaatgatacAAAAGCTTCTTTCACTCAACATTATATTATTGGCACAATATGTTATTGTGATAATATTTATGAGAATATGAGTTGCTCTTCAAGACAAAGCAAAATTTTGATAATATAACGGTCACGCTATTACATAATATTATTAATCAATTTACGTGTTCGCGTGTTATAGTATAAATAATGATTTACTCGTTTTTCATATACCCCATATGATCACTATTGCACTACAATGAATTTGACACTTTTTGCTCAAGATCTTGTGCTTTATAAACCTTATGCCAATTTAGACCATAGGaccaaaccaaacaaatatataatttgGTCATGTACATGACATGACACGTGGCACATTGGTATGACAGAGAACCACATCCTCTTGTCCCAACACTTTTGCCGCAATTTTGAAGTGACTTTCTCAAATGACGTCGCATGATTAGCACGCCAGTCTTGACAATTTGTTCATTCGTGTCCTCCAATAAAATACTTTTTGGCATTTGGTTCTTGAATCTcaatatttctttttttattggaTAAAACAGAAActccattgaaatttgaaaccatGGACGAATTCAACAACTTACAAAATATTCAACCCTGAACGCTACCTAATGCCAGCCTCGCAATAAACTAACCCACCAGTGTTACCCTAAAAAGTAACAATTAACAAAGGAACATGCTATTGTTTTCTGGTCTTCCACTCCATAATTGCAGAAAGAAGAGTATAGTTTAGTATAACATCCTTGTTTGGCAATGGCAAATTTGTCATCGGTGAGTTATCGTTCTCTTCGAGCCATTTCTCGATCGCTTTGCGGTCATAAGTGTAACCATCTGCGGCCACACATGGCTCATCCATCACATCCTGTAACAAAAGAACACGGCATACAGATTACTTGGTGGAATAAGTCATAAAAAACTATGTATTCTGTCACACGTCGAGACTCGCTAATGTTGTGTTTAACAGTAAGAATTTGACACTGAACTGCCAAAGATTATGCGTACCTTAAGAATTGGACAGATGAAGTGGTTAGGAGGTAGGCATTGAACCGGAGGAGCTGAATTTTTTGCTGTATCAGCAACCTCTTTCAATCTCTCAAGTGTGGTGCCATCCATTGCTCTACCACTCCTCTGTGACACTGCAAATCCTCTGTAGCAAGTAGTAGCAAAAAACAGAAGCATAAGTAAATAACTTAGCATTTCCAATACAACAATTAGCATAAAAATGAAGTAAATAGGAGtaaattagagagagaagttGAATTGCAGACCCAAAAGTGAATTTTCAAAAAACAATCCTCCAACTacgaaaaagaacaaaaatttcgAAATAATCATGATTTTCGCacgctttttttttcttcttcaacgcACACATGTTCTTGCTTTATTCGATTCAATATCTAAAAATAACAAAAgatgagcaaaaaaaaaaaaaaaagaacgtaAAAACTCAAGATAATAAAAAAGTATGCGAAAATCATTTCCCGACAAATATTCAATTAGCCGCCACTCAAAAGTTCAAAGAACAACACAAATTCGAAAACACAGAAAAACAAAGcacagaaaacaaaagaagaacagCATACCAGATGGTCGAGCTTCAAGACTCAAACTTTTTCTGAACTCCTATTGAGAAAAGAGCTCCATTTATGTTTCTCTCTGCAAAAACATGTTAACATTCAACCACAAGTTGCAGAATTGGAATTTTAGCTGGTCAGAAGCAGATGACCTCACAAATGCAACCAAGCTTAAATTTGTCTCGCCTCTAAAAATTTCAGAGCCTAACTTTGGCATGACTCGTGACTCGTGATTCGTGAGGCATTTCTTATATGGTATATCTGAAAGCTACAAAAACGAAATATAATTATCTATtggatttttttaatcaaataaataaaaaaggaccAACTTGAGTAACCTTGTTTCTTGTACGACTTTTTAGTCTATATTTGTTTTCAAAGCAATGTAAACTTGATTTTGTATCTATCACTTGTCGAAAATCAGaactaataattaatttaaagaaACACCTAAAATATTAGTAACTCCTTATCCAACGGTCAAGATCAGGCTGTTGAAAATCCAATGCTCTCATGCACCGCGTCATCGAGCTGTTGGGTTCTTCTGTTGGAGCTGTTGCAATAGAACCCACTGTTGCAATGCAAGCTTCATTGGCAAACGTCAACCTTGCCTGATGACGCAAGACAAGACTAAAATTACACGGGCATTTGAGTGAGCATGGCCGTGCCACCACTTGCTCTCCTTATTTTGGCCCGTTGAAGTTGTTCTGGGCAATTACTCTTGCCCAAAACAAACGGATGGAAATGCTCTTAAAGGTACAATTGAAGGAGGCTGCTTTGTTTTCCACATGAATTttcgacattttttttttcactcttttcTAACCCGTATTAATTTCGGCTCAACAAGAAATAAAGTTGTAATCTTGGACTGCTTCACGGAAGAGTTTGAAAATCCACCGCGTTTGGACTCTTATCCTAAAAGGCTTAGGATAAGAGCAAATTCGATGCTTCGTAAACCACCATGGGATTTCACTTTCTCCTATTTATTTGCTAATTAGAAGTTAGTTATTAGGGGACCTACTTTGGTTGTTGGCCTATGATTCTGTGACTATCAGACATCACGAGGAGATAGAGACATAAGCATGTTAAAGtccttttatattatatatagttGACTGATTAGTTAGCAGCCGGTGCATAGAACTTGACTGGTTATTTCCTGGAAGCTGCACGAGATTTCATAAGATACTTTGCATGTGTATGTATAATGTCTCTGAAGTCTGAATGCATGCACCGTGCATGCTCTTAATTAGAATTTTGAACATCCAATTAAGCCCAAAGTGAgtggtttaaattcatttttcttaAGTGATTGCTTTGGTGACATGTTTACTCCAATATGGGTATTACAATTCAGAGTTATTTTCATTTAGTGTTTAAATTTTCTTTGATACAGTCAATATTTTTGTGGAAGTATTGGAAAAATCATAGAAAATTTTGAAAGCGGAGGTGAAGTCTAAATTATGAGTATTAAGCCCAAAGTGAGTGGTTTGTATTCGTTTTTCTTAAGTGAATTTTGGTGGCATGCATGTTTACTCCATGAGTTTCTAGAATATTAGtgctaaaatttaaaattattttccatCTAAGAGAAAATTTGTTGATTTTACATCCAAATTTGGACTCCAATATTTTGGGGATtatacaaattaattaataatgatCATTTGTTTCCATTAAAAAGATAGATTAAGAAGAGTATCCAAAGTAAAACAAGAGTGACCACAATTGAAgataaaatgagagaaaattagTTAAGGTGATTTGGATACTGTGAATTGAAGACCTACAAATTTTTCAGTTAGAAGATGCAAACTATGAGACGAAGATAGATAAAGACTTAAAAATACTtagaaataaactttaaaaaatatatagagTATTCAGAACTAACGAAAAACTTGGCAAAACCGAACTCAATTCCCAAAAAAACAAGGCTATTTGttagattttaaaaattcaacCTTATACAGCATGAAAACATGCCATTTTTGGCTTTTAGGTCAAAAGATCATTTCTTTTCACTTGGGACAAATCGCCTCCTGTACATGGGCTCCAATTTCTTTGTCTAATTCTGCTATAAGTATTTGAGCTGTAGGattattagaaagaaaaaaaaaaaacagtaaaaccTTCACACAAGTTAGAGCAGAATTATATATGtacaaattataattaaaaattaaatcctGAAAAAATTGATCGCGAAGACCAACAATTACCATGGCTGACTTACACAGTGAGTTCAAAGAGAACAAAATTAAGCTGGTCTGAAGCTTTTGACTTGGCAGTTCCTTTCCCATGCATGTAGATTAGTCATGTGTTCACACCAACTTTGATATAACCTATTTTCGAATGAGGATCCTTTCCTGTGAGAATTCTGAGGATTTTtaaatcgtgttcgttcatcgtatatcgtgtgatTAGTTTCTGTCaagtactattcatatttaattttaaataaaaatagttaaaataatttctaattgcatgatatacgatgaacagacaAAATTTAAAGATTTTTAGgatctcacaaagaggatccggaaagCAACCTCATTCCCTATCTTCTATTGCTTTTTGTTGGCAGGTGATCACTAGGTCTTTTGTTTTCtctatatatttataaatatagGTCGTCTGGTTTTCTTTGATCGACATTTGGATTTCTCTGTTCAAAAGTAGGTTagaatcttgtatgttgaatAGCTAGGGTGTAAAATTTATAATGTTTCTGTAAGACACAACCagctaaaataaataaaaaaaatggggttttttaaaacaaaaaggtGCTCGCAAGGCAGGGTTGAGAGAGACATAAGGCTCTGACTTGTAGCTAATGGATTCGCTCAAACGGAGGAAGTAGATTAGATTGAAACTTTCTTTTTAGTATTTGCAGAAGATTCTTTAAGGATTATAATGGCATTGTACAACTCATTTTAATCTTGAATTACATCAAATTGATGTAAAAACTGACTTTCTAAATGCAAGCTTGGATGAGCAAGTGGTCATTTACTACAGTGGTAGAAAAGTGTTGAGCTTTTGCATGACGACGTGGGTTTGAACTTCATCaatgactaatctaacatttaatctaataaaatctatcatttgacaaaaagaaaaaaaaaacaatggaagCTTGGATGAGGGCTCGTTtagaaaatgcttttaaatgAGTGAAGTGAAAGCACTTTTAGAGAAATGTTTTTAGGTTTCAAAAGCAGTTGAAGCGCTTCTTGTAATTATATGCTTCTTGCAAAAagtacttcaagtgttttttcaaaattaactttcatttttactaatgatttatttcaaaaatattttttcctaaaaacattttcagtcatttaaaagcGCTTCTCTAACGTGCCCGTATATGATTTAACCCACTAGATTTGTTGATAAGGGGAAGGACCATTTGGTatgcaaaataaataaatgaacttATGGTTTGAAACAGATATCAAGGCAGTGGAAATCAAAAGTTTGATGAGGTGGTAACTTCATTTGGTTGTCGTCAACAAAATCGAAAACTCAATTTACACAGGGCAGATGCTTATTCAGAAAGCACGAAAAGCACTTTTAAAATTCTTGTCAAATGTGTTGTAAACAGGTTTTCATTAtttgaaagcgcttttggtCACCGCCAAGTTGGCGCGGGTCCTTGGTTGAGTAATTTCAATGAAGAAATATAGGCAATAATATTCTCAACTACTgtaaaattatgacaatttgcTACATTTCTACTTGTCCATAAGAAATCTGCACCATTGTCTACCAAATGGAATGCTCTAGCATACCCACTGCTGTGTCTCAACCACAAACCTCTTGTCGTAACGGTATCTGATGACTGATCATAGCGAACTAGCTACTTAAGGATCGTTGAGGCGCCTGCCTGTCCCACGGAAAGCAACTCCATCAGCCTGCTGTGTGGTGGTAGTAGTCCCGCTGCTTGTTTGTGGCTGCACTGGGGTGCTTGTTTGTGGCTGCACTGGGGTGCTTGTTCTAGTACTCCCGTTGAGTCGAAAGCTTCTTCCTCGGAATGCAACTCCGGCTTGTGGATTGCGCTCCACTGGGGAATTGACTTGGATTCCCTGACCCCAGAAGGCTACTAATTTGTGTCTGGTAATCCATGATTAAGGTCTACACATATGTACAGAAAAAatggtgctaataaaaaaacaacaacaaagccttattccACTAATTGCGATTGGTTGTATACATCGTAGAATGCCAAAACCAATCTCAGTGGCATTTTAGGATTTATACAGCCTACTTCATTTAGTGTGATaaagttttgttgttgttattaaATCTCAAGACTAATGAAATGCAATATGTGTATGTGCACGGCAAAGGATACACCCAGAGAGGAGTCTTGAGAGTGAATTTTCCACCAGAAAGAGGATGAAGCACAGTTAAAAAGTAATAGAGATGACCTGCAACCATCCCCATAATATCTGGCTTCAAAGGAACTCCAAACATCAAATCCAGAGTCAGCAGTACGTAGGGAAGATAGAACCCCTACATACACACACAACATGGTCAATATGCTAGCCCTAATTAAATTGCCATGTTAAAAAAAGGTGGGAGGACTGTTGCTGGAAGGATTAAAGCGTTTTTATGACTACtttgataagaaaaataatttaaaagtgGTTATATAAGCGCATTCTAAAAAAACTTATTAAAGCACTTAAGCGGAAATATTTTTCAGAGAAACAATCGCATAATGGGATAGAAAGAGAGAATACTCGTATCCAACGGGGAGAAAAGTACCTTAAAGGACACAACACCAGCTATGTTGACACGTGaatttgggaactcacgagacCATACATAGACGATCATGAAAACCACAGAAGTTCCCATAAACGGAGACCATAAATATGGAACTGCAGCCATAGCCTTAAGAAAGAAAATCGTCTTAAGAATATCGTTCTTTCACATTAGTCTGTGCAACAACAAGAACTATAATACAACAATAATTTTTCGATATATCCAGAATACTTTGCGACACAAATTAGATTAGAAATTATACACTGCTTACCAAAAGTGAGAGAGCTCCAAACATAAGCATCCACAAAAAGTCTGCCGTTCTCTTGTCAAACGGTCCTCTCTCCAATGCAACACCATATCTTGCTCTATTCCATtggaaatatataaaaataataaaaaataaaagcttACTCAATTAGTTATATGAACAAGATATTGGACGAAATGGTCCAACCGATACATCTTTAGGGATAATATTTAGGTATTCGCTAGTGAGTATTCAAGTATTAAAG
This region of Malus domestica chromosome 07, GDT2T_hap1 genomic DNA includes:
- the LOC103439598 gene encoding derlin-1.1-like encodes the protein MSTPGEYYRSLPPVSKTYGVGCFMFAAALYFQLYNPWNIALDYGLVIKRFQVWRLVTNFFFLGPFSFPFACDLIMIARYGVALERGPFDKRTADFLWMLMFGALSLLAMAAVPYLWSPFMGTSVVFMIVYVWSREFPNSRVNIAGVVSFKGFYLPYVLLTLDLMFGVPLKPDIMGMVAGHLYYFLTVLHPLSGGKFTLKTPLWVHKLVAFWGQGIQVNSPVERNPQAGVAFRGRSFRLNGSTRTSTPVQPQTSTPVQPQTSSGTTTTTQQADGVAFRGTGRRLNDP